AATAGTATTTGCTAAAGCAGCTAAAGCAATAATAAAAATATCTCATCAAAAACTAGTTTTAAAATAGATTCGATGCTCGACTTTCTTTTTATATTTATTAAAAGTTTTTAGATAACTTTTTTCATAAGATGAGTGTTGTTTTATTTCATTAATTTCTTCAATAGTTAATGGGGGGGCTTTTTTAGGTTTAATGATTGGTATTTGCATGATCTATTCCTTATAAAATAATATTATTACATAAATTAGTTAATCAAATAGTTCTGCTCTTCTTTTTTGATATTTTGCTTTTTTAATTTTTTCAATATTTTCTTTAATGTGTTTTCTTCTTATTTTTTGTTTGATTTTATCTAGTTCTTGTTTTCTTTTTTTCTTATAATTTGGTTTTACTTTTTTATTTTTATATTTATTTATAACTTGTTTTGATTCAGCATCTAATTCTTTAAAAACTTTAACTTTTTTATAATTAGTTTTTATGTCAACTAATTGGTTATCAATAAGTTTTTTAGTTTCAAATTCAATCCCTTTTTTAATTAGTTCTTCAATTTGAGTTTTATTTTTTAAATTATAAATTATATAACTATATCCAGTTGAATTATTTCTTCCAGTTCTTCCAGATCTATGTATATAATAAGTTAAATCACTTGGTAAATTAATTGAAATAATATGACTTACACCTTTAATATCAACACCTCTAGAAGCAACATCGGTTGCAACTAAATATTTAAATTCATTATTTTGAATTTTTTTTAACATCGATAATCTTAATCTTGGTTGTAGATTACCATGTAATTCAGCAACTTGTTTAATATTATTTTTATGTAAAATTTCAACTATTTTACTAATTTCATCTTTTTGGTTAACAAAAATAATACATAAAAAAGGATTAATTGAATTAATAATTTGTATTAAACTTTGCTCTAGTTCTTTGTTTTTAGTATCAATTAAAATATGTTTAACATTACTTGTTGAAATTTTATTTTGACTATCATCAATAAAATGAGCATTTTTAATATATTTTTTACAAAATACACTAAGTTGTTGAGAAATAGTTGCACTAAATATTCCAATTGTAACATCTTGATTAATTTTAGAAATTAAATAATCAACATCTTCAATAAAACCTAGATCAAAAATCATATCACATTCATCAATAATAAAATAACTTGTAGTTGTTAGTCTTAGTTTATTTAAATCATAAAGTTCTTTTAATCTAGTTGGTGTTCCAATTACAATATGTGGTTGTTTTTTTTCTAGTTGCTCAATATTTTTACTAATATCTTCTCCACCAATAAATAAATTACAATTAATTAAAGGATTATTTTTTAAAAATAGTTTAGTGTTTTGATAAATTTGTAAACTTAACTCTCTAGTTGGACTAATAATTACTGCTTGAACGTAATTATTATTTTCTTCTAATTTTAAGTTATTTAAAATAGGTAATAAAAAACTGTGAGTTTTACCTGTTCCAGTATGTGCTAAAGCAATAACATTTTGGTATTTTTTTAATAAAGGAATTACTTTTTGTTGAATTGAAGTAGGAGCTATAAATTCAATTTGATCTAAAGTATCATTAATATACTTTTTAAAACCAAAATCAGTAAATTTCATTTTCTCACCTATTTTTCTATAAATTGATTTTTAATATCATAACTAAATATTTTTATATCTTTAAATTTAATTTCTAATTTATTTTTAAGATCATCTATAAAATGATTTTCAGCATAATGTCCAATTTCTATTAAATTAACATTATTACTATTTGCATAAATTCATTGATCTCATTTAACTTCACCAGTTATAAAAGTACAATCTTTTAACATATTTTCAATCATTGTACTAGCTCCAGAACCACTAGTTAAATAAAAATCTTTAATTTTAGTATCTAAGCTAATATTTGAATTTAACCTAATTTGATTTAAATTAAAAATTTCTTTAAGATCATTTATTAAATCATTTACACTGATTTTTTGATCTAAATAAAATAAATTTGATTCTTTGTCTTTACCATATTTTTTAAAAGAATTAATTTTTAATTTCTTATTCAAAATTTCTAATAGATTTTGTTTAATACTAGAATCATAATTTGTATGAATTGAAAAAACTAATATTTTATGTTTATTTAATTTTTTAATTATTTGTTTTTTATTAGGATTTTTCTTTTCTAGTTTTAATTCATTAAAAATAAAAGGATGTCTTGTAATAATTAATTGAATTTGATTACTAATAGCAAATTCTAAACAATCATTAGTTAGATCTAAACAAACTAAAACTTTAGAAATATTTATATTATTTAATTTTTTATAATCAAATTGAAAACCAACATGATCTCAATTACTTGCTTTTTTAGGGTTAAATAATTGATTTAAATAACTAATTATATTATCTAATAACATCTATATACTTTCTAATTTTATTAATTCTATTTTGGATTTC
This genomic window from Mycoplasma mycoides subsp. capri contains:
- a CDS encoding DEAD/DEAH box helicase: MKFTDFGFKKYINDTLDQIEFIAPTSIQQKVIPLLKKYQNVIALAHTGTGKTHSFLLPILNNLKLEENNNYVQAVIISPTRELSLQIYQNTKLFLKNNPLINCNLFIGGEDISKNIEQLEKKQPHIVIGTPTRLKELYDLNKLRLTTTSYFIIDECDMIFDLGFIEDVDYLISKINQDVTIGIFSATISQQLSVFCKKYIKNAHFIDDSQNKISTSNVKHILIDTKNKELEQSLIQIINSINPFLCIIFVNQKDEISKIVEILHKNNIKQVAELHGNLQPRLRLSMLKKIQNNEFKYLVATDVASRGVDIKGVSHIISINLPSDLTYYIHRSGRTGRNNSTGYSYIIYNLKNKTQIEELIKKGIEFETKKLIDNQLVDIKTNYKKVKVFKELDAESKQVINKYKNKKVKPNYKKKRKQELDKIKQKIRRKHIKENIEKIKKAKYQKRRAELFD
- a CDS encoding Nif3-like dinuclear metal center hexameric protein, producing MLLDNIISYLNQLFNPKKASNWDHVGFQFDYKKLNNINISKVLVCLDLTNDCLEFAISNQIQLIITRHPFIFNELKLEKKNPNKKQIIKKLNKHKILVFSIHTNYDSSIKQNLLEILNKKLKINSFKKYGKDKESNLFYLDQKISVNDLINDLKEIFNLNQIRLNSNISLDTKIKDFYLTSGSGASTMIENMLKDCTFITGEVKWDQWIYANSNNVNLIEIGHYAENHFIDDLKNKLEIKFKDIKIFSYDIKNQFIEK